Proteins encoded together in one Camelina sativa cultivar DH55 chromosome 9, Cs, whole genome shotgun sequence window:
- the LOC104711184 gene encoding spermidine sinapoyl-CoA acyltransferase-like: MTSRDNSCPFVVERLEVVLVKPSKPTPDVNLSLSTIDNDPNNELILEIICVFSPNSYVQDHADHHPASLLQLALSNTLVYYYPLAGKLHRRTNDQRLQLNCKAGDGVPFIKATALCTLSSLSYLESANHLDGAYHQLVPSHDTLNGCNSGYNPLALQVTKFACGGMTIGMTYSHTVCDGVGMTQFSQALLELASGKIQPTVIPVWDRDRLTSSQISGNIGSDDKNPKLVYLEKASSSDTPTEDMVRETLNITSEDITKFKNIIMEAENDLTNKKIKKNMVITTVEVLAAYVWRARCRAMKLNPDKTTVLMISVGIRNTMDPPLPKGYYGNAFVIAFVALTAKELSETPMSRLVKLIKDAKREAVENCYLWEQLREMENTMKLKLASKEICGGEIMMMTDWRHLGMHQDVWGSLVNIIPLVPMTLAFLCILLPSSKAVPGKSGGVQMLITLPRDAMAKFKEEMDALHP, from the exons ATGACAAGCAGAGACAATTCATGTCCCTTTGTCGTTGAGAGATTAGAAGTGGTTCTTGTGAAACCCTCAAAGCCAACACCTGATGTCAATTTGTCTCTCTCTACCATTGACAATGATCCTAACAACGAACTCATCCTCGAAATCATATGCGTCTTCTCCCCAAACTCCTACGTCCAAGATCACGCCGACCACCATCCGGCTTCTTTACTTCAACTTGCCCTCTCTAATACCCTTGTCTATTACTACCCTCTCGCAGGCAAACTTCACCGGCGGACCAACGACCAGAGACTCCAATTAAACTGTAAAGCGGGCGATGGAGTCCCCTTTATAAAGGCAACAGCCTTGtgcactctctcttctctcagttaCTTGGAGAGTGCTAATCACTTGGACGGAGCCTACCACCAACTTGTACCTTCACACGATACTTTGAATGGTTGTAATTCTGGGTACAATCCTCTGGCTCTACAGGTCACTAAGTTCGCATGTGGAGGAATGACTATTGGAATGACTTATTCTCACACCGTTTGTGATGGTGTTGGAATGACTCAGTTTTCACAAGCCCTACTTGAGCTGGCCTCCGGGAAAATCCAACCCACGGTCATCCCCGTGTGGGACAGAGACAGGCTCACGTCTAGCCAAATTAGTG GCAATATCGGCAGCGACgacaaaaatccaaaactcgTTTATTTGGAGAAAGCTTCTTCATCCGATACACCAACCGAAGACATGGTCCGTGAAACTCTGAACATTACATCCGAAGACATCACTAAATTCAAGAACATAATCATGGAAGCTGAGAACGACCTTACCAAtaagaagattaagaagaaCATGGTGATCACGACGGTGGAGGTTCTTGCGGCTTACGTTTGGAGAGCAAGATGTCGAGCCATGAAACTAAATCCCGACAAGACTACGGTTTTGATGATATCTGTCGGTATCCGCAACACTATGGATCCACCATTACCTAAAGGCTACTACGGAAATGCTTTCGTCATTGCCTTCGTGGCATTGACAGCGAAAGAGCTGAGCGAAACGCCGATGTCTCGCCTTGTGAAGCTCATAAAAGATGCGAAGAGAGAAGCGGTCGAGAATTGTTACTTGTGGGAGCAACTTAGAGAGATGGAGAATACGATGAAGCTGAAGTTGGCATCCAAGGAGATTTGCGGAGGAGAAATCATGATGATGACTGATTGGCGTCATCTCGGGATGCATCAAGACGTTTGGGGAAGTTTAGTGAACATTATACCTTTGGTACCGATGACACTAGCCTTTCTATGTATTTTGTTGCCGTCATCTAAAGCGGTTCCAGGGAAGAGTGGTGGTGTTCAAATGCTTATAACACTTCCTAGGGACGCGATGGCAAAGTTCAAGGAAGAGATGGATGCGCTCCACCCATAA
- the LOC104711185 gene encoding E3 ubiquitin ligase BIG BROTHER-related: MDNQEEEAKHPPNKLPDLTLFERANSEVALAASQANSHFAPAMHDSVSSMLSMMESDEESEDEDEEEETNENYYEYFDSNGYGEDEDEINEFLEDQESSNFNPEEDDLLEEEDEIDPDQLSYEELIALGDFIGVEKRGLTPTEISTCLNASTYVFSNNKNEIDRCVVCQMEFEERESLVVLRPCDHPYHSDCITKWLETKKICPICCSEPSVS, translated from the coding sequence atggataaccaagaagaagaggctAAGCACCCTCCAAACAAACTTCCCGATCTAACCCTCTTCGAGCGAGCAAATTCTGAAGTTGCTCTTGCTGCCTCCCAAGCTAATTCCCATTTTGCCCCTGCTATGCATGATTCGGTCTCTTCAATGCTTTCGATGATGGAAAGTGACGAAGAatctgaagatgaagatgaagaagaagaaaccaatgaGAACTACTACGAGTATTTCGACAGCAATGGatatggagaagatgaagacgaaaTCAATGAGTTTCTTGAAGATCAAGAAAGTAGCAACTTCAACCCTGAGGAGGATGATttattggaggaagaagatgagattgatCCCGACCAGTTGTCTTACGAGGAACTGATTGCACTTGGAGACTTTATCGGAGTCGAAAAACGTGGGCTGACTCCTACCGAAATCTCCACGTGTTTGAACGCATCGACATACGTattttcaaataacaaaaacgagATTGATCGTTGTGTGGTTTGCCAAATGGAGTTTGAAGAAAGAGAATCTTTGGTCGTTCTCCGACCTTGTGACCATCCATACCACTCTGATTGTATAACCAAATGGCTTGAGACGAAGAAGATTTGTCCCATTTGTTGCTCTGAACCATCTGTCAGCTGA
- the LOC104711186 gene encoding spermidine sinapoyl-CoA acyltransferase-like, producing the protein MGSEDNSSPLVVEKSEVVLVKPSKPTPDVSLFLSTIDNNPNIEAILKTICVFAPKPYLKDQASHDPASLLQYALSNALVYYYPLAGKLHRKSDDNRLQLNCKAGDGVPFIRATATCTLSSLNYLDNADHLDAAYQLVPCYEPVTGCEGYDPLALQVTQFACGGITIGMSHSHSVCDGVGVAHFFRTMNELASGKTQLTVIPVWERERLIFNNINGELGDFNKNPEVVDLPKAFSSIATSPYTLTEDMVCEILYITSQDITKLKKIVGEDEQMTNDKEKVVVTITTLEILAAHVWRARCRALKLNPEGTTDLWLAIGICSIMEPALPEGYYGNAFVNAYVSLTASELSESSLSHVVRLIKNMKTAAIRKEYVLGELSKIEGTLKMKASVTGINAGSMMLSDWRQIGLHYNGWGGLVNIIPLLPVNFPQLCVFLPSSKAVPGMEGGVRVLVTLPKAAMAKFKEEMSVS; encoded by the exons ATGGGAAGTGAAGATAACTCAAGTCCCTTGGTCGTTGAGAAATCAGAAGTGGTTCTAGTGAAACCATCAAAGCCAACACCtgatgtctctctctttctctccaccATCGACAATAATCCTAACATCGAAGCCATTCTCAAAACCATATGCGTCTTCGCTCCCAAACCTTATCTTAAAGATCAAGCCAGCCATGATCCAGCTTCTCTTCTCCAATATGCTCTCTCTAATGCCCTTGTCTATTACTACCCTCTTGCCGGAAAACTTCACCGGAAGTCCGATGACAATAGACTTCAGTTGAATTGCAAAGCCGGAGATGGAGTCCCCTTTATAAGGGCAACTGCCACGtgcactctctcttctctcaattACTTGGACAATGCTGACCACTTGGACGCCGCCTACCAACTGGTGCCTTGTTACGAACCAGTGACGGGCTGTGAGGGATACGATCCTCTGGCTTTACAGGTCACACAGTTTGCGTGTGGAGGAATCACTATTGGAATGTCTCACTCTCACTCAGTCTGTGATGGTGTTGGAGTGGCTCATTTTTTCCGAACGATGAACGAGCTTGCCTCCGGAAAGACCCAACTCACCGTCATCCCCgtatgggagagagagaggctcATCTTTAACAACATTAACG GTGAACTCGGAGACTTCAACAAAAATCCGGAAGTTGTTGATTTGCCGAAGGCTTTTTCGTCTATTGCTACTTCGCCTTATACACTGACTGAGGACATGGTCTGTGAGATCCTGTACATTACTTCCCAAGATattacaaaactcaaaaagataGTTGGAGAGGACGAGCAAATGACGAATGACAAAGAGAAGGTGGTAGTCACGATCACGACTCTAGAGATTCTTGCGGCCCACGTCTGGAGAGCACGATGCCGAGCCCTGAAGCTGAATCCAGAGGGAACTACGGATCTATGGTTAGCCATTGGTATCTGTAGCATTATGGAGCCGGCATTACCAGAAGGCTACTACGGCAATGCCTTTGTCAATGCATATGTGTCATTGACAGCTAGCGAGCTAAGCGAATCATCATTGTCTCATGTCGTGAGGCTCATAAAGAACATGAAGACAGCTGCGATACGCAAGGAGTATGTATTGGGGGAACTTAGCAAAATTGAGGGAACGTTAAAGATGAAGGCATCGGTTACGGGTATCAACGCCGGGTCCATGATGCTCTCGGATTGGCGACAAATCGGTCTGCATTATAATGGCTGGGGAGGTTTAGTGAACATAATACCGTTGCTTCCAGTGAATTTTCCCCAACTCTGTGTTTTTTTGCCATCTTCAAAGGCAGTTCCAGGGATGGAAGGTGGCGTTCGTGTGCTAGTTACGCTACCGAAGGCTGCAATGGCTAAGTTCAAAGAGGAGATGAGTGTTTCTTAA
- the LOC104715354 gene encoding LOW QUALITY PROTEIN: gibberellin 2-beta-dioxygenase 7 (The sequence of the model RefSeq protein was modified relative to this genomic sequence to represent the inferred CDS: inserted 4 bases in 2 codons; deleted 4 bases in 2 codons; substituted 8 bases at 8 genomic stop codons), translating to MRNSESYPPESRPLMSELQNEKSIAPGSDRSKDIDIPVLNLESLDVEKLREACKDWGIFHLENTGIPLTLMSQVKEMMESVLSLXLNEKRTLFGVNSPLSYYXGSXKAVTRARQECSGHLFEGINVRLASLSRILPLSCSDPKFESLRYXNFFFDFIGGLSWFKEVIKFIYTRFFAXITLNLKSXLIQSTFRQSMMTGDXIYEDTVTLTDNTEVKVEAHTGSSVILMINQGDVGGLEFMKDGEWFNVTPHANSFVIGLGDMMQVVSDDEYMSVLHKVGKRLKKKERYSIVYFVFPEKDCVFKSSLXVIYIRRFXIXVKLDVETHGRKIGLSRFLSNRCV from the exons ATGAGGAACTCAGAGTCATATCCACCAGAGTCTCGACCTCTAATGAGCGAACTACAGAAC GAAAAATCCATTGCACCAGGTTCAGACCGGAGCAAGGATATCGATATCCCTGTTCTCAATCTGGAGAGTTTGGACGTGGAGAAACTGAGAGAAGCATGCAAAGACTGGGGGATATTCCATTTGGAGAACACTGG CATACCGTTAACGTTGATGTCACAGGTGAAAGAGATGATGGAGTCGGTGTTGAGTCT TCTTAATGAGAAACGGACGTTGTTCGGCGTTAACTCTCCGTTATCATATTACTGAGGATC CAAGGCTGTAACGAGGGCACGACAAGAATGTAGTGGTCACTTGTTCGAAGGCATCAACGTTCGTCTTGCTTCTCTGTCTCGTATTCTTCCACTTTCTTGTTCTGATCCCAAGTTCGAGTCATTAAGGTActgaaattttttctttgactTCATCGGTGGTTTAAGTTGGTTTAAAGAAgtaatcaaatttatatatactagattcTTTGCATAGataacattaaatttaaaatcttgattAATTCAATCTACATTTCGCCAATCAATGATGACCGGCGACTAGATTTATGAAGACACAGTAACTCTGACTGATAACACCGAGGTAAAAGTC GAGGCTCATACCGGCAGTTCGGTGATATTGATGATAAACCAAGGCGACGTTGGTGGGCTAGAATTCATGAAAGATGGGGAATGGTTTAATGTCACGCCTCATGCCAATTCTTTTGTCATTGGACTCGGAGATATGATGCAGGTAG TAAGTGATGATGAGTACATGAGTGTGTTGCATAAAGTGGGAAAGAggctgaaaaagaaagagagatactcGATTGTCTACTTTGTGTTCCCCGAGAAAGACTGTGTGTTTAAATCGAGTCTATAGGTCATTTACATTCGCAGATTTTGAATTTAGGTTAAGCTTGATGTTGAGACCCATGGAAGAAAAATAGGCCTTTCTAGGTTCCTCAGCAACCGC tgtgtttga